The Alistipes finegoldii DSM 17242 DNA segment GCAGGCGCGTTCGCGCACCTCCTCGACCAGTTCGCGCGCAAGGGATTCGTCGCCCGTCTTGTAAAGCGCTTCGGCGTACAGCAGAACGATGTCGGCGAAGCGGAGCATCGGGAAGTCGATGTTGCTTGCCCACGTCGGAATGCCCTGCGACGTTCTGGCCGCGGGGTCCGATTGGCGGAATTTGCCGTGGCAGAGGTTGGCGCCCGATGCGTAAAGCGCCACGGGACTGAAATATTTGGCTCCGTTGATCGTCGTGTAGTCGGTGACGTTGTTGCCCAGACTGCCGCAGAGGTTCCAGCCCATGCGGCTGTCCTCGGTCACGTATTTGTCCGACAGCTCGCCCGTCGGGCGTATCCAGCCGTAACCGCCTCCGTTGGTACCGACGTTGCCCTGCGGCCCGGCCCAGTAGGCGAAGAGGAAATATTCGTTCGAGCCGCCCGCTCCGGTCTGTACGACCATCATGCACTCCTCTTTCTGACTGCTTTTGGTGTCGGCCAGAAAGTTGTAGTGGTAGGGCTTGATGAGCTTGTAGCCGCTGTGTGCGTAAATATCTTCGGCGATGGCCGCGGCTTTCTGCCAGCACGCTTCGGCATCGACCCAGTCGAAACTGTTGGTCGGCGAGCCGAGTTCCTGCCCTACGCGGTTCTCCTTGCAGGAGGCCAGATAGGTATACATCTTGAGCAGATAGCCGCCCGCGGTCCATTTGTTGACGCGGCCGTTTACGTTCGAATTGCGGTCGGGAAGCTCCTTGTAGGCTTTGTCGAGGTCTTCCTCGATGCAGGCGTAAACCTTGTCGAGCGGTTCGCGCGGAGCCTCGGCCGACGAGTTGGGCGTATTGGGCAGGGGCACTTCGCCCCAGAGCCACGCCTGATAGAGCCGGTAAAGGCCGCGCAGCAGCTTCGCTTCGTTGACGATCTCGTCGCGGCGTTTGGGATCCATGTCGATGGCCGGCACTTTCTGGATGATGTGGTTGGCCCGGTCGATGCCGACGAAGAGTCCGAACCATGCCATCGAGACGAAATCGGCCTCTTCGTTGTAACCGCAGCTGGCGATGATCTGATGGTGCGGGTCGCTGATGCCGTTGGGGGCGATCTCGTCGCCGAGCATCATCAGGTAGTGCATGCCGCGTCCCCAGAGGGGCTGGTTGCCGGTTCCCTGAATCGCACCTGCGTTGAGTATGTCGTATACGCCCGTGAGGGCCAGCTCCGCATTCGCGGCGGTGGTGTAGAGGTCGTCGCCCGAAACGAACGAATAGGTCTTCTCGTCGAGGAAACTGGTGCAGCCCGCCGTCGCCGTGCAGAGCAGGAGCGCAGCCGTGTATTTTAGTGCTTTCGAATAGAACGTTTTCATATTCATATCGCTGTTTTAGTATTTGATTGAAACTCCGAAGAATACGGACCGTGCGCGCGGGTAGTTGGTGTAGTCCAGTCCGGGAATCAGGCGGTTCCAGAACGATACTTCCGGGTCATAGCCCGAATAGCCCGTGCAGGTGAAGAGGTTTTCGGCCGTGACGTAGACCCGCAGGTGGGAGAGTCCTATTTTGCGCGTGATGTGCGTGGGCAGCGTATAGCCCACCGTCAGGTTTTTCAGGCGGAGGTAGGAGCCGTCCTCGACGTAGTAGCTCGACATTTCGGTCTTGCCCTCGCCGTTGAGCGACGGATACCTGTTGCCCGGACGCTCCTCCGTCCAGCGGTTGCGCCAGTAGTCCGTCGAGACGTTGTTGTAGCCCACGAAACCCTCGTAGCGGTAGCGGCCGATGTTGATGATGTCGTTGCCGTAGGACCACTGGAACATGAAGCTGAGGTCGAAATTCTTGAACGTAAAGCTGTTGGTCATGCCGCCGAAGTGCTTCGGGTCGCTGTTCGCAATGACCGTTTTGTCGTTGTTCGGGTCGATGACGTTGTCGTTGCCCGCGATGTCCTTGAACTTCATGTCGCCCGGCTTCACGGTGATTCCCGCGAACGACGGCACGCCCTCTTTCAGGTTGCCCTGCTCGTCGAAGTCGGATTGCTGGTAAATGCCGTCGAAGACGTATCCCCAGCCCGAACCGATCGGGTGTCCCACCATGACGCGGCCTACTTCGGTGATGTGTCCGCCGGCGACCTTGACCGGGATCGAGCTGACGTCGCCCAGCGATACGACCTTGTTGCGGTTGAGGTTGAAGTTCAGGCTCGTAGACCATGTGAAGTTGCGTTTCTGGATATTGACCGTGTTGATCGTAAGTTCGAAACCCTTGTTGTCCACCTGCCCGATGTTCTGCCACTGACGGTAGGAGCCGATCTGGCTGGGAACGTCGGCATGCAGGAGCATGTCCTTGGTCTTTTTGTAGTAAACGTCGGCCTCGATGCTCAGACGGTTGCGGAACATGCTGATGTCCAGACCTCCGTTGAGCTGGTAGGTCGTCTCCCACTTGAGGTCGGGATTCGATATCTCCGAAGGCGACAGGCCCAGCTGCACGGAGTTGTTGTCGCCCGAATAGTAGGTCTTGTCGGTACGGCT contains these protein-coding regions:
- a CDS encoding RagB/SusD family nutrient uptake outer membrane protein produces the protein MKTFYSKALKYTAALLLCTATAGCTSFLDEKTYSFVSGDDLYTTAANAELALTGVYDILNAGAIQGTGNQPLWGRGMHYLMMLGDEIAPNGISDPHHQIIASCGYNEEADFVSMAWFGLFVGIDRANHIIQKVPAIDMDPKRRDEIVNEAKLLRGLYRLYQAWLWGEVPLPNTPNSSAEAPREPLDKVYACIEEDLDKAYKELPDRNSNVNGRVNKWTAGGYLLKMYTYLASCKENRVGQELGSPTNSFDWVDAEACWQKAAAIAEDIYAHSGYKLIKPYHYNFLADTKSSQKEECMMVVQTGAGGSNEYFLFAYWAGPQGNVGTNGGGYGWIRPTGELSDKYVTEDSRMGWNLCGSLGNNVTDYTTINGAKYFSPVALYASGANLCHGKFRQSDPAARTSQGIPTWASNIDFPMLRFADIVLLYAEALYKTGDESLARELVEEVRERACTDTDGKLDESALNAMNSAYYKTDFMEELLDERSRELCVEGWRRIDLIRTGKMTEVIGNMKTVNDAGNKYYYFAPQMEPIKNNYKPYKIWMPVPKREREVNKNLSQNPGYTQTI